A part of Paenibacillus sp. IHBB 10380 genomic DNA contains:
- a CDS encoding helix-turn-helix transcriptional regulator produces MIENRIKILRAERDWRQLDLAEHVGISRQAVISIGKYKYTPSLELVFNIAKAFNVSINEVFVPEEDESK; encoded by the coding sequence TTGATTGAAAATCGAATCAAAATTTTGAGAGCTGAACGTGACTGGAGACAATTAGATTTGGCAGAACATGTTGGGATTTCGCGACAAGCAGTCATATCCATTGGAAAATATAAATATACACCTTCGTTAGAGTTAGTTTTCAATATTGCAAAGGCATTTAATGTATCTATTAATGAAGTATTTGTACCTGAGGAGGATGAAAGCAAATGA
- a CDS encoding non-ribosomal peptide synthetase family protein gives MNTLLMAEQNKNYWLEELRAPLSIFDIYTDFPKHPTVREVQKTTFLLDVHAEQINTCKDRFDMKGWMLSCYIAFLYRMTGENDLIIGVNDSQGNVLPFRIACEGDISFQQLFKQITDKLQHTYAASLPVSVIEEMVGQSAIVKTIYGVDSTLEASSLNWSVQEEKGQWVIHIAYHKNLFKESTIRKFARHFQHIVNAVLVREDISIGSIPILTEEDVEAYDVLNDTAMELPLAMSVPAMLQSVLSRFPDRVALSSGLTHLTYRQLDQLSNQVAHMLVAKGLVKGGFVSIFMERSIEAIIGMLGVLKAGGAYVPLDPEHPDDRNAYIITDTKSQLVITKDQYTGKLSMLLDHNVSDDAIFRIDTELHLYPQEPIDVQIDGDDLAYIIYTSGSTGKPKGVMIAHTGVINLAASTVNHLQLNEEDVIMQYSTFSFDASVYDIFSSISSGARLHLLSNEQRFSIESFTAAIEEVKATRIGILPTVFFNQLSAYLSDEDAPKHSNIKSFVIGGEALTGESVRVFQKKLDHRPIIVNAYGPTEATVVTTTHTIDYVVPDHLSNICIGTPISNYEVLIVNENDQLCPLNVMGELLISSVGLAKGYLNQRVKTDEVFIPDPVNPNSGKRYYRSGDMVTLQENGIQYMGRKDLQVKIRGYRIEIGEIEDNLVKFDNIKDVAIIAKEEADGTKILVAFYTSKDGAAIVKHELVQFLSTRVPSYMIPSHFSYLEVMPVSPTGKIDRKQLAVYEVEIVEEETTHYDAPRNELEQEISAAWEKAIKRTRISIHDDFFEIGGHSLKILEILVVLKPKFPNLKINDFFAFPTIAQLAERVLELKSTAVVNNSIVDHAMIQDLEEYPRSFGLNSSSETHEYTYNNILLTGATGYLGSHLLHELLYTSDAVIYCLVRSSGLEDPYKRLTNTMRSYFGSSIADKMDGRIVAVQGDLEKEHLGINDTVMAILHDKIDSIIHCAAEVKHFGEPEYFARVNVESTNRLLDIARRKSHIRFHFVSTLGIPEDLALSDQWQTFMDHGAYDYTVSIDNVYTNSKLEAEKLVVRTCQEEGVAVTVYRVGNLSCHSRTGAFQSNIDSNAFYRMLKGMLVLKRAPQVSWQVDITPIDYAGQAITALMHNDDTVGKMFHICNPVQIPYEEMIGFFHKYGYDITLMDWSEYEAWVLDSSQPKEQAGLELAMAQLEGDGAKHSIYRYTCTQTTEYLLPSNVKCQEPNESFFQLMIDHAIAVGYFDKP, from the coding sequence ATGAACACTCTGTTGATGGCAGAGCAGAATAAAAATTACTGGCTGGAGGAGCTCCGAGCTCCTCTATCCATATTCGATATATATACGGATTTTCCTAAACATCCCACGGTCAGAGAGGTTCAGAAAACGACTTTTTTGTTGGATGTACATGCAGAGCAGATTAACACTTGTAAAGATCGGTTCGATATGAAGGGTTGGATGCTTAGCTGCTATATAGCGTTTCTGTATAGAATGACAGGTGAGAATGATCTGATTATAGGAGTAAACGATAGCCAAGGGAATGTATTGCCGTTTCGGATAGCTTGTGAAGGGGATATTTCATTCCAACAGTTATTTAAGCAGATTACGGATAAACTGCAGCATACCTATGCTGCTAGCTTACCCGTATCGGTGATTGAAGAAATGGTAGGACAATCCGCCATTGTGAAGACGATCTATGGGGTGGATAGCACCCTTGAGGCTAGTTCGCTAAACTGGTCTGTACAGGAAGAAAAAGGTCAATGGGTAATCCACATTGCTTATCATAAAAATCTGTTCAAAGAGAGCACTATTCGTAAATTTGCTCGTCACTTCCAGCACATTGTAAATGCTGTATTGGTTAGAGAAGATATCTCCATTGGAAGTATACCTATTCTAACTGAAGAAGATGTGGAAGCCTATGATGTGCTTAATGATACGGCGATGGAGCTTCCCCTTGCGATGAGCGTCCCTGCGATGCTGCAATCGGTGCTAAGTCGCTTTCCCGATAGAGTTGCTCTTTCTTCCGGGCTTACGCACTTAACCTACAGACAGCTGGATCAATTATCGAATCAAGTAGCTCATATGTTGGTAGCAAAAGGGCTCGTTAAAGGTGGATTTGTCTCTATTTTCATGGAGAGAAGTATCGAAGCCATCATAGGGATGCTGGGGGTTCTGAAAGCTGGAGGAGCTTATGTCCCTCTCGATCCAGAGCATCCGGATGATCGGAACGCCTACATTATAACGGATACGAAATCGCAATTGGTCATTACAAAAGATCAATATACAGGTAAGTTATCCATGTTATTAGATCATAATGTTTCAGATGACGCTATCTTTCGTATAGATACTGAACTTCATTTGTATCCTCAGGAACCTATTGATGTGCAGATAGATGGAGATGATCTGGCTTATATTATCTACACCTCTGGCTCTACAGGCAAACCCAAAGGCGTTATGATCGCGCATACGGGTGTTATAAACCTCGCGGCTTCAACCGTTAACCATCTACAGTTGAACGAAGAAGATGTGATTATGCAGTATTCTACTTTTAGCTTCGATGCATCGGTGTATGACATATTTAGTTCGATCAGTAGTGGTGCTAGGTTACACTTGCTTTCGAATGAACAGCGTTTCTCAATAGAATCATTTACAGCAGCTATAGAAGAGGTTAAGGCAACGCGTATTGGTATTTTACCTACTGTATTCTTCAATCAATTATCAGCATATCTCAGTGATGAGGATGCTCCGAAACATAGCAATATTAAGAGCTTTGTAATTGGTGGTGAAGCCTTGACTGGAGAGTCCGTTCGGGTATTCCAGAAGAAGCTTGATCACAGACCCATCATCGTAAATGCCTATGGTCCAACAGAGGCAACGGTCGTTACGACTACGCATACTATTGATTATGTAGTTCCAGATCATTTATCCAACATTTGCATCGGAACCCCGATCTCGAATTACGAAGTGCTTATTGTGAACGAGAATGATCAACTTTGTCCGTTGAACGTCATGGGCGAGTTGCTTATCAGCTCTGTTGGCTTGGCTAAGGGCTATTTGAACCAACGGGTCAAGACGGATGAAGTGTTCATCCCCGATCCTGTGAATCCTAATTCCGGCAAAAGATATTACCGTTCTGGTGATATGGTCACTTTACAGGAGAATGGAATACAGTACATGGGTAGAAAGGATTTACAAGTTAAGATCAGAGGGTATCGGATCGAAATTGGAGAAATAGAGGATAACCTAGTCAAATTCGATAATATCAAAGACGTTGCTATTATTGCCAAAGAGGAAGCGGATGGAACGAAAATATTGGTCGCTTTCTATACATCGAAGGATGGAGCGGCGATAGTTAAGCATGAACTTGTTCAATTTCTAAGCACGAGGGTACCGTCCTATATGATTCCGAGTCATTTTAGTTATTTGGAAGTGATGCCTGTATCTCCTACTGGCAAAATAGATCGCAAACAGCTAGCGGTGTATGAAGTGGAGATCGTGGAGGAAGAAACTACGCATTATGATGCTCCCCGGAATGAATTGGAGCAGGAAATCTCTGCGGCATGGGAGAAAGCGATAAAACGTACCCGAATCAGTATTCATGATGATTTCTTCGAAATTGGGGGACACTCGCTGAAGATATTAGAGATTCTTGTTGTATTGAAGCCGAAGTTCCCAAATTTAAAAATCAACGACTTCTTCGCCTTTCCTACCATTGCACAATTGGCAGAGCGAGTTCTCGAATTAAAGTCCACTGCTGTGGTCAATAACAGCATCGTTGATCATGCTATGATTCAAGATTTAGAGGAATATCCGCGTTCATTTGGGCTGAATTCTTCAAGTGAGACTCATGAGTATACCTACAACAATATCTTGTTAACCGGAGCTACGGGTTACTTGGGTTCACATCTACTGCATGAGCTGTTGTATACATCCGACGCTGTTATTTACTGTCTGGTCCGTTCTTCAGGGCTTGAAGATCCATATAAGCGTCTGACAAACACAATGAGGTCTTATTTTGGAAGTAGCATTGCAGACAAGATGGATGGGCGAATCGTTGCGGTTCAAGGTGATTTGGAGAAAGAACATTTAGGAATAAATGATACGGTTATGGCTATATTGCATGATAAGATTGATTCGATCATTCATTGCGCGGCTGAAGTGAAGCATTTCGGAGAACCCGAGTATTTCGCTAGAGTCAATGTGGAGAGTACAAATCGACTTCTTGATATCGCCAGAAGGAAATCGCATATCCGGTTTCACTTTGTATCTACACTTGGAATCCCTGAGGACTTGGCGCTCAGTGATCAGTGGCAAACGTTTATGGATCATGGCGCCTACGATTATACGGTGAGTATTGATAATGTGTATACGAACAGCAAGCTGGAAGCAGAGAAGCTTGTAGTCAGAACTTGTCAGGAGGAAGGCGTTGCAGTAACGGTATACCGTGTGGGCAACTTGTCTTGTCATTCTCGCACAGGGGCATTTCAGAGTAACATTGATAGTAATGCATTCTATAGAATGCTCAAAGGAATGCTCGTGTTGAAGAGGGCACCTCAGGTCAGTTGGCAGGTTGATATTACGCCAATTGACTATGCGGGACAAGCCATTACGGCATTGATGCACAATGATGATACCGTAGGCAAGATGTTTCATATTTGCAATCCTGTACAGATTCCATATGAAGAAATGATAGGCTTTTTCCACAAATACGGGTATGATATCACCCTGATGGATTGGTCGGAGTACGAAGCGTGGGTACTTGATAGTAGTCAACCGAAGGAACAGGCTGGATTGGAGTTAGCTATGGCCCAATTAGAAGGGGATGGCGCGAAACACTCCATATACAGATACACTTGTACACAGACGACTGAGTATTTATTACCCTCGAATGTGAAATGTCAGGAACCCAATGAGTCATTCTTTCAACTCATGATTGATCATGCTATTGCTGTTGGTTATTTCGATAAGCCATAA
- a CDS encoding TVP38/TMEM64 family protein, translating to MGTLDIMSILTEENIKEMLDRYRDFGPLPGILLTFMKSFIPPLPTFVIVGVNAAVYGLWLGFLYSWIGMIGGCMVTFLVVRKVASTPYLQRWAQKPKVQKSMIWVRRNAFSYVFLLSIFPVGPFVVINIAAGVARMRVLSFLIAVCFGKAIMIFYVSYIGYDLRRFVEHPFQLLYVFLFIGLSLFISKKIERYFTRIPVESTEI from the coding sequence ATGGGTACGCTAGACATTATGTCGATTCTGACAGAAGAGAATATAAAGGAGATGCTGGATAGATACCGTGATTTCGGCCCTCTGCCAGGCATTTTATTGACGTTCATGAAATCATTCATTCCCCCTCTACCCACCTTTGTGATTGTAGGTGTAAATGCTGCTGTATACGGACTCTGGCTCGGATTCCTATATTCTTGGATCGGTATGATCGGTGGTTGTATGGTGACTTTCTTGGTTGTCCGCAAGGTAGCGTCAACGCCTTATCTCCAGAGGTGGGCTCAGAAGCCTAAGGTACAGAAAAGTATGATATGGGTACGCCGTAATGCTTTCAGTTATGTATTTCTGCTTAGTATATTTCCCGTAGGACCTTTTGTTGTTATTAATATAGCTGCTGGAGTAGCACGTATGCGGGTTCTTTCCTTTCTTATCGCTGTATGTTTTGGTAAAGCTATCATGATATTTTATGTTTCTTATATTGGTTATGATCTGAGAAGATTTGTAGAGCACCCCTTTCAATTGCTATATGTCTTCTTGTTTATTGGTCTGTCATTATTCATAAGTAAAAAGATCGAACGTTATTTCACGAGAATACCTGTAGAGTCTACAGAGATATAG
- the gpmA gene encoding 2,3-diphosphoglycerate-dependent phosphoglycerate mutase yields MFKVILVRHGESVWNEENRFTGWTDVDLTKKGVLEAIKAGKLLREHNYSFDIAYTSVLKRAIKTLDYILEETDLLWIPIIKSWKLNERHYGALQGLNKQETAIKYGEEQVMIWRRSFDVPPLPITAEDDRYPKRDLRYKELTDLEIPLGESLETTIERVIPYWEQEIIPQIKAGKHVMIVAHGNSLRALMKYIENISSEDIMDLNIPTGVPIVYELDDNLKPLERHFLGTQERVQEKIDVVADPGKIME; encoded by the coding sequence ATGTTTAAAGTTATTCTCGTAAGACATGGTGAAAGTGTGTGGAATGAAGAAAATCGGTTTACAGGGTGGACGGATGTGGATCTGACGAAAAAGGGAGTGCTCGAAGCCATTAAGGCAGGAAAGCTACTCAGAGAACACAATTACTCTTTTGATATCGCCTATACCTCTGTTCTAAAAAGAGCGATCAAGACGCTTGACTATATTCTGGAGGAAACGGATCTTCTGTGGATTCCTATCATCAAATCCTGGAAGCTAAATGAACGCCATTATGGTGCATTACAGGGTCTTAACAAACAAGAGACAGCTATCAAATATGGCGAAGAGCAAGTCATGATTTGGAGAAGAAGCTTTGATGTACCTCCCTTGCCTATTACAGCAGAAGACGATCGTTATCCGAAAAGAGACCTCAGATATAAGGAATTAACAGATCTAGAAATTCCTCTTGGAGAAAGCCTCGAGACCACAATTGAAAGAGTCATTCCTTATTGGGAACAAGAGATTATTCCGCAGATTAAAGCCGGAAAACATGTGATGATCGTCGCTCACGGCAACAGCTTAAGAGCATTAATGAAATACATCGAGAATATTAGTAGTGAAGATATCATGGATCTGAATATCCCGACTGGGGTTCCTATTGTATACGAACTAGACGACAACTTGAAGCCATTAGAAAGGCATTTCTTAGGCACGCAAGAGAGAGTGCAGGAGAAAATCGATGTCGTGGCAGATCCAGGTAAAATTATGGAATAG
- a CDS encoding lipoate--protein ligase family protein — protein sequence MVNDTNHTQLENLLILDRMDDLTVSDALYPFALDELLCRHTGKGGPAICHIWRHPRAFIMGIRDSRLPQVEQSRQWLESQDYEVAIRNSGGAAVPLDLGVVNISLILPKQEQADLHFHRDFEMMYKLIQMALLETGLCVDKGEIAGAYCPGDFDLSIHGRKFCGIAQRRQAHAYIVQAFIIAEGSGQERAQLVHEFYKQAATGAEASDYPQVAASSTASLEELTDLKQDAAHTFADAVKRVIQAHQTPSVLSGTTSELHLPELVEVLNMTKTLRSRYEVKS from the coding sequence ATGGTGAATGATACAAACCATACGCAGCTTGAGAACCTATTAATTCTAGATCGAATGGATGACCTAACGGTAAGTGATGCGCTATATCCATTCGCTTTGGACGAGCTTCTATGTAGACATACAGGCAAAGGCGGACCGGCCATATGCCATATTTGGCGTCATCCAAGAGCCTTTATTATGGGAATTCGTGACAGCCGACTACCTCAAGTAGAGCAGTCCAGACAATGGCTAGAATCACAAGACTATGAAGTCGCCATACGTAATTCTGGCGGTGCGGCTGTTCCGCTAGACCTCGGAGTAGTCAATATATCCCTGATTTTACCCAAGCAAGAACAAGCAGATCTCCACTTCCATCGTGATTTCGAAATGATGTACAAGCTCATTCAGATGGCTTTACTAGAAACAGGATTATGCGTGGATAAAGGCGAAATCGCCGGGGCATATTGCCCAGGCGATTTCGATTTAAGTATTCATGGACGTAAGTTCTGCGGCATTGCCCAACGCCGTCAAGCACATGCTTACATTGTACAGGCGTTTATCATTGCTGAAGGCTCAGGCCAAGAACGTGCACAGCTCGTGCATGAATTTTATAAGCAAGCGGCTACAGGTGCAGAAGCTTCAGATTATCCGCAGGTAGCTGCAAGCAGCACAGCCAGTCTGGAGGAATTAACTGACTTGAAACAAGACGCGGCTCATACCTTCGCCGATGCTGTGAAACGAGTCATTCAGGCTCATCAGACTCCGTCTGTCTTATCGGGTACGACTAGCGAGCTACACTTGCCAGAGTTAGTCGAGGTTCTGAACATGACCAAGACGCTACGTTCTCGCTATGAAGTGAAGTCTTAA
- a CDS encoding glycosyltransferase — MKKVGLVMRKIQFTEAQGPRVFADRLQQIGRELGVEIVFISPERHVNGHDWVPGYEHEKGDLVNYDIVLDQIHSHNIEHVIYTVSGFTYLKMFVKNSVLFPHSFPDPALTGYEMMKPFYQMVDKAVVQTEFLKRELDRNFGVEDVTVIPIGFSEALAERHYDPSLIVQNRVLWIGRDEENRRPDLVLEYARQNPGKEVYMVFGGVRYKESMKKYSIPDNVKLQFALTQDEIFTLMNSSKVYWSCSKFDTFAMPLTEALAMGKMVVKPEHPCYDHISSKHAFSGNEKNWFELVNMAAASPLNVSTDNRDYAFEKFSSRVMKEGYRHFFDSWLRD; from the coding sequence ATGAAAAAAGTGGGTTTGGTCATGAGGAAAATTCAGTTTACTGAAGCTCAGGGACCTCGTGTATTTGCGGATCGGCTACAGCAAATAGGTAGGGAGCTAGGGGTAGAAATTGTGTTCATATCTCCTGAACGTCATGTAAATGGACATGATTGGGTTCCAGGTTACGAGCATGAGAAGGGCGATTTAGTGAACTATGATATTGTATTGGATCAGATCCATTCTCATAACATTGAGCATGTTATATATACGGTTTCGGGGTTTACTTATTTGAAAATGTTCGTTAAGAACAGCGTTCTTTTTCCGCATAGCTTCCCAGATCCGGCATTGACGGGTTATGAGATGATGAAGCCTTTTTATCAGATGGTAGACAAAGCTGTCGTACAGACGGAGTTTCTCAAGCGTGAACTAGATAGGAATTTTGGTGTGGAAGATGTGACGGTCATTCCTATTGGATTTAGTGAAGCGTTAGCAGAACGGCACTATGATCCATCTCTAATTGTCCAGAATCGTGTGCTCTGGATTGGTAGAGATGAGGAGAATAGACGGCCGGATCTAGTACTAGAGTATGCACGGCAGAATCCGGGTAAGGAAGTATATATGGTCTTTGGCGGGGTAAGATACAAAGAAAGTATGAAGAAATATAGTATCCCAGACAATGTGAAATTACAGTTCGCTTTAACACAAGATGAGATATTCACGCTGATGAACTCATCGAAGGTGTATTGGAGCTGTTCGAAATTTGATACGTTTGCTATGCCTCTTACGGAAGCATTAGCGATGGGTAAAATGGTAGTTAAACCAGAGCATCCTTGCTACGATCATATCAGCTCGAAGCACGCCTTCTCAGGCAATGAGAAGAATTGGTTCGAGCTTGTGAATATGGCAGCTGCGTCACCGCTTAATGTCTCAACCGATAATCGGGATTATGCATTTGAGAAATTCTCAAGTAGGGTAATGAAGGAAGGCTATCGACATTTTTTTGATTCATGGCTTCGTGATTAA
- the cysK gene encoding cysteine synthase A, translating to MLVAQSITELIGHTPMVRLNRTVPDGAADVYVKLEMFNPSGSVKDRAAFNLIETAEEKGLLTAGGTIIEPTSGNTGIGIAMIAAAKGYKAILVMPDNMSKERINILKAYGADVVLSPSSERMPGSIAKALELQEGIPGSFIPQQFENPANPDIHRITTAPEILEQMEHRLDAFVATAGTGGTITGTGETLRKVLPNLHIAVVEPQGSPVLSGGTPGPHKLVGTSPGFVPSILNIDVYDEIIQISDDHAIGMMKDLARLEGILVGPSSGASVYAAIQVAKKLGSGKRVVCIAPDTGERYLSMDLF from the coding sequence GTGCTTGTTGCTCAGAGTATAACAGAGCTTATTGGACATACGCCGATGGTGCGATTGAATCGCACGGTTCCGGATGGCGCTGCTGATGTATATGTGAAATTGGAAATGTTCAATCCCTCGGGAAGTGTGAAGGATCGAGCTGCGTTTAATCTGATTGAGACGGCTGAGGAGAAAGGTCTGCTAACCGCTGGAGGAACGATTATTGAACCTACGAGTGGCAACACGGGCATTGGCATTGCGATGATTGCAGCGGCCAAAGGGTACAAGGCGATTCTTGTGATGCCAGATAATATGTCCAAGGAAAGAATCAATATACTGAAAGCTTACGGGGCCGATGTAGTTCTGTCTCCAAGCAGTGAAAGAATGCCAGGTTCTATTGCTAAGGCATTGGAGTTACAGGAAGGGATTCCGGGCAGTTTCATTCCACAGCAGTTCGAGAATCCAGCTAATCCCGATATTCACCGTATAACGACAGCGCCGGAAATTCTGGAACAAATGGAGCATCGGCTTGATGCGTTCGTAGCTACAGCAGGTACTGGGGGTACAATTACCGGTACAGGTGAGACGTTGCGAAAGGTTTTGCCGAATCTTCATATCGCTGTTGTTGAACCGCAAGGATCGCCCGTTTTATCTGGGGGCACACCCGGTCCACATAAATTGGTAGGAACAAGCCCGGGATTTGTACCAAGTATCCTAAACATAGATGTATACGATGAAATCATTCAAATTTCGGATGATCATGCCATTGGAATGATGAAGGATTTAGCGCGTCTGGAAGGTATTCTGGTCGGTCCATCCTCAGGTGCATCTGTGTATGCGGCGATTCAAGTAGCTAAGAAGTTAGGCTCTGGCAAAAGAGTAGTATGTATCGCACCTGATACAGGTGAGCGTTACTTAAGTATGGATTTATTTTAA
- a CDS encoding methyl-accepting chemotaxis protein, translated as MKLPRMINVITRRSIVTKNMLLTSLFIILTGVILIASSYYIQGEVLTNQLNSDSGKIMTAWINKISPEEAAEAKANKDRNSPIQKKLMGIFDELSVIHPNVAQGYIYGSELEDGNKTSNISFPTAVLDIFEGEGMKLGDMYEQAAIHVDGVKDMLKTKQMSFTKPYSDDYGTWVTVLYPFQDSEGTVFAYMAMDIDASLITQGQHELVKYTILALLATLIVVLTMQYFTIKQTFAPVKGLMAALDKLSQGDFSVQLPTSTDELGKVAEKFNMTVNNMNRLVATIKTVSTESAEESKILFSTVEDSHENAMAITANIEEISDRVSQQSKSISESVTSLEEISSGVTTIAASTTTLSDTSMQMRDQSEQGTDNVDKVMTQMNSIQKSVLNSVHSIEQLQKRSGEIGEIVQVITEIASQTNLLSLNASIEAARAGEEGRGFAVVANEVKKLSEQSGRSAEKITELIHHIQQETLVAVSAISEGEQNVEVGIEIVKETGMLFDGILAATESVTSQIQEVSAATEEMVAETEQITSSIKQLAVLAEKNSVVADQIKESAQGQRSSSDKLVESAEHLNQISDRLEDVVDGLKL; from the coding sequence ATGAAGTTACCACGAATGATTAACGTTATTACCAGACGAAGTATTGTTACTAAAAATATGTTACTGACGAGTCTATTCATCATTTTGACGGGCGTTATATTAATCGCATCCAGTTATTATATTCAGGGCGAGGTTCTGACAAACCAATTAAATTCGGATTCAGGAAAAATTATGACTGCATGGATCAACAAAATATCACCCGAAGAGGCAGCTGAGGCCAAAGCGAACAAGGATCGTAATTCACCGATTCAGAAGAAATTAATGGGGATATTTGATGAACTATCCGTTATACACCCTAACGTTGCGCAAGGCTATATCTATGGTTCTGAACTTGAAGACGGTAATAAGACGTCTAATATTTCTTTTCCAACAGCAGTATTGGATATATTTGAAGGAGAAGGCATGAAGTTAGGAGATATGTATGAACAGGCTGCTATTCACGTAGATGGCGTTAAGGATATGTTGAAGACGAAGCAGATGAGCTTCACTAAACCTTATTCTGATGATTATGGAACTTGGGTAACAGTTCTGTACCCTTTCCAAGATAGTGAAGGAACTGTATTTGCTTATATGGCCATGGATATCGATGCAAGCTTAATTACACAAGGTCAGCATGAATTAGTTAAATATACGATACTAGCTTTACTGGCCACATTGATTGTTGTGTTAACTATGCAATATTTCACCATAAAGCAAACTTTTGCTCCTGTGAAAGGCTTGATGGCTGCCTTGGATAAGCTAAGCCAAGGAGATTTTAGTGTTCAATTACCGACGAGTACTGACGAACTTGGTAAAGTAGCTGAGAAGTTCAATATGACGGTGAATAACATGAATAGATTAGTTGCGACTATCAAAACAGTATCAACAGAATCTGCTGAGGAATCTAAAATATTATTCTCTACTGTGGAGGATAGTCATGAGAACGCAATGGCAATTACAGCGAATATTGAGGAGATATCGGATCGAGTGTCTCAGCAAAGTAAGTCCATATCGGAGAGTGTAACCTCACTTGAGGAAATTTCCTCAGGAGTAACTACAATTGCTGCAAGTACCACTACGTTATCTGATACATCGATGCAAATGAGGGACCAATCTGAGCAAGGTACTGACAATGTAGACAAAGTTATGACGCAGATGAATTCAATTCAAAAGTCTGTTCTAAATTCGGTGCATTCCATTGAACAGCTTCAGAAGCGTTCGGGAGAAATCGGTGAGATCGTACAAGTGATTACAGAGATTGCTTCACAAACCAACCTACTGTCTTTAAATGCGAGCATTGAAGCGGCTAGAGCAGGTGAAGAGGGACGTGGATTCGCAGTTGTTGCTAATGAGGTGAAGAAGTTATCTGAACAGTCTGGGAGATCAGCTGAGAAAATTACGGAGTTAATCCACCATATTCAGCAGGAAACTTTAGTAGCCGTATCAGCGATTAGCGAGGGAGAGCAGAACGTTGAAGTGGGTATTGAGATTGTGAAAGAGACGGGAATGTTGTTTGACGGAATACTAGCAGCTACAGAGTCAGTTACAAGTCAGATTCAAGAGGTTTCTGCTGCAACGGAGGAAATGGTGGCTGAGACAGAACAGATCACATCCTCAATCAAGCAACTAGCCGTATTGGCAGAGAAGAATTCGGTAGTGGCAGATCAGATCAAGGAAAGTGCTCAGGGACAACGTTCATCCTCTGATAAACTTGTTGAATCAGCAGAGCATTTGAATCAGATTTCCGATAGATTAGAGGACGTAGTCGACGGATTGAAACTTTAG
- a CDS encoding 1,4-dihydroxy-2-naphthoate polyprenyltransferase, with protein MTLRSYLDLVEIRTKVASVVPFLIGSVYAIFRFHEFNVYHFVLMLISLLSFDMFTTVMNNYYDFKKARKKEGYGYQIHNVIVKDNLKERTVVSIIIILFLIATVTGIVLVFQTGLLLFLLGGLSFLVGILYSFGPIPISRMPLGEIFSGLFMGFVIIFISTYIHVWDDQLVSLAFDQQHLMVHIDIIEVLLIFLISIPAVLCIANIMLANNICDMDEDIENKRYTLPVYIGKPYALILFRCIYYASFLDLIVLGFLKVNPIIIALILLTLIPVRKNMKAFMSKQTKKDTFGLAVRNFLIMNMARIVALGMATVMAL; from the coding sequence ATGACGTTGAGAAGTTATTTGGATTTAGTAGAAATTAGGACTAAAGTGGCGAGTGTAGTTCCTTTTCTTATAGGATCGGTCTACGCGATATTTCGATTCCACGAGTTTAATGTGTATCATTTCGTCTTAATGCTGATTTCTTTGCTCAGCTTTGATATGTTCACAACGGTAATGAATAATTATTATGACTTCAAAAAAGCCAGAAAAAAAGAAGGCTACGGTTATCAAATTCACAATGTCATTGTGAAAGATAATCTTAAAGAGCGAACGGTTGTATCGATTATTATCATTCTATTCCTAATAGCGACAGTTACAGGAATCGTCCTCGTGTTTCAAACAGGTCTTTTACTATTTCTACTGGGTGGGCTGTCTTTTCTAGTAGGTATTCTATATTCATTCGGTCCGATCCCTATCTCAAGAATGCCTTTAGGTGAAATATTCTCAGGACTATTCATGGGTTTTGTGATCATCTTTATTTCAACTTACATACATGTCTGGGATGATCAACTCGTGTCTCTCGCATTCGACCAACAACATCTTATGGTTCACATAGATATCATTGAAGTATTATTAATCTTCCTTATCTCTATACCTGCAGTTTTATGTATTGCGAATATCATGTTAGCTAACAATATATGTGATATGGATGAAGATATTGAGAATAAGAGATACACATTACCTGTATATATCGGGAAACCATATGCTCTAATTTTATTTCGTTGCATTTATTATGCTTCCTTTTTAGATTTGATTGTATTAGGGTTCTTGAAGGTAAATCCTATAATTATTGCACTTATCCTGCTTACATTAATCCCTGTGAGGAAGAATATGAAGGCATTTATGTCTAAACAGACTAAGAAAGATACGTTCGGTTTGGCCGTTCGTAATTTCCTTATTATGAATATGGCTCGAATTGTAGCGTTAGGAATGGCTACAGTGATGGCATTGTAG